The Haladaptatus cibarius D43 genome window below encodes:
- a CDS encoding DUF2070 family protein, translating into MTATQSDLASLSRYIFRAPQWYASVTFALLIAALAGIGAFDSEYILQDAWEGMFFIGVPTVVASVLTTPVDRRLGGQLTYNRSSLLALACEAIVVTVMTIAGIFAAFTGIGQQFVFDVLLVSLAAIFALRLFVVMAVSRTSFLVSSVSAGIQTGTAALLFFIYSETIRVLEVGGPLVQNVLARGSQAPSELGVIEPRDFILLALVCGVYALGVYVFLVVIDRPWRRSLGVSVLDFVRGFIGHIAEGTRELEDFFEKMGQKAVVPVTVLSFRTDEGEKARFVLPMIHPGPMGEIGGGNLPRRVASQADGLAFPPHATAGHDFNLVTEREVDTILKTAETAFQRIEYSDTATQSVRAQNGDAKIIGQGFGDDALLAATYSPEFADDVEYSVGLATAAEARSNGLDDVMLVDAHNCNNGLQGEDLGHVYPGSERSFQMIQAAKAVSKDLESAERGAPKLGVAWDETEWTPAEGIGPLGIRVSVFEVEGQRTTYVLVDGNNMEPGLRDRIVSAVDADEVEVMTTDTHIVNMVESSNQVGGAIDHDELISLVNRLVEEATADLEPVEGGMASEYAEVTVFGNDRTETLASHANAVIAMGGALAGAVILAVMSISVLIFFLA; encoded by the coding sequence ATGACAGCGACCCAGAGCGACCTGGCGAGCCTGTCCCGCTACATCTTCCGCGCGCCGCAGTGGTACGCGAGCGTCACGTTCGCTCTGCTTATCGCGGCCCTCGCGGGTATCGGGGCGTTCGACTCCGAATACATCCTTCAGGACGCGTGGGAAGGTATGTTTTTCATCGGGGTTCCGACGGTCGTGGCGAGCGTGCTGACGACGCCGGTTGACCGCCGTCTCGGCGGCCAGTTGACCTACAACCGGTCGTCGCTGCTCGCGCTGGCGTGCGAGGCAATCGTCGTCACGGTGATGACGATTGCCGGAATCTTCGCCGCGTTCACGGGAATCGGCCAGCAGTTTGTCTTCGACGTGCTGCTCGTCAGCCTCGCGGCTATCTTTGCTCTGCGACTGTTCGTCGTGATGGCAGTTTCGCGCACCTCGTTTCTCGTTTCGTCCGTCTCCGCAGGCATTCAGACCGGAACCGCCGCGCTCCTGTTTTTCATCTACAGCGAGACGATTCGCGTCCTCGAAGTCGGCGGCCCGCTCGTGCAGAACGTTCTTGCGCGAGGGAGCCAAGCACCGTCGGAACTGGGCGTCATCGAGCCGCGAGATTTTATCCTGCTTGCCCTCGTCTGCGGCGTGTACGCGCTCGGCGTGTACGTCTTCCTCGTCGTCATCGACCGTCCGTGGCGGCGCAGTCTCGGCGTCAGTGTCCTCGATTTCGTCCGCGGATTCATCGGCCACATCGCGGAGGGCACCCGCGAGTTGGAGGACTTTTTCGAAAAGATGGGACAGAAAGCGGTCGTTCCCGTCACCGTCCTCTCGTTTCGAACCGATGAGGGCGAGAAAGCCCGATTCGTCCTGCCGATGATTCATCCCGGCCCGATGGGTGAAATCGGCGGTGGCAACCTCCCGCGGCGCGTGGCCAGTCAGGCCGACGGCCTCGCGTTCCCGCCGCACGCAACCGCCGGACACGATTTTAACCTCGTCACCGAGCGCGAAGTGGATACCATCCTCAAAACTGCGGAAACAGCGTTCCAGCGAATCGAATACAGCGACACCGCAACCCAGAGCGTTCGTGCGCAAAATGGGGACGCGAAAATCATCGGACAGGGCTTCGGCGACGACGCACTCCTCGCCGCGACCTACTCCCCCGAATTTGCCGACGACGTGGAATACTCGGTCGGCCTCGCTACCGCCGCGGAAGCGCGGTCGAACGGACTGGACGACGTGATGCTCGTGGACGCTCACAACTGCAACAACGGACTCCAAGGCGAAGACCTCGGTCACGTCTATCCCGGGAGCGAACGCTCGTTCCAGATGATTCAGGCCGCAAAGGCAGTCTCGAAAGACCTCGAAAGCGCGGAACGCGGCGCGCCGAAACTCGGCGTCGCGTGGGACGAAACGGAGTGGACGCCAGCCGAGGGAATCGGCCCCCTCGGCATCCGAGTGTCCGTCTTCGAAGTCGAAGGTCAGCGCACGACCTACGTTCTCGTAGACGGGAACAACATGGAACCCGGACTGCGGGACAGAATCGTCTCGGCGGTCGATGCCGACGAAGTCGAGGTGATGACCACCGACACGCATATCGTGAACATGGTCGAATCCTCGAATCAAGTCGGCGGAGCCATCGACCACGACGAACTCATCTCGCTCGTGAATCGACTGGTCGAGGAGGCGACAGCCGACCTCGAACCAGTCGAAGGCGGCATGGCCAGTGAGTACGCCGAAGTGACCGTCTTCGGCAACGACCGCACCGAAACGCTTGCGAGTCACGCGAACGCGGTTATCGCAATGGGCGGCGCGTTGGCGGGGGCGGTCATTCTCGCCGTGATGTCCATCAGCGTCCTCATCTTTTTCCTCGCCTGA
- a CDS encoding helix-turn-helix domain-containing protein, whose protein sequence is MKYVRLTLRHPAEMRNPMRTFIMEHEQMERAELLNWNLSHEDRDYVLFRIVGDEEAYEDAVSGQPLILDYELTPLSDGSFYAYIEHAKRDVDDEFRTAFEGTSILVVPPITYTSDGAMRMELVGKAADMNDVMEGLDTDIDVVVEQIGEYDTPQAQLWSRLTERQQETLEIAVAVGYYEVPRESGVEAIAEKLNCAASTASTHLRNAESRIVRELVYNT, encoded by the coding sequence ATGAAATACGTTCGGCTCACGCTTCGTCATCCGGCCGAGATGCGCAATCCGATGCGGACGTTCATCATGGAACACGAACAGATGGAGCGTGCGGAACTGTTAAACTGGAACCTCTCGCATGAAGACCGCGACTACGTTCTCTTTCGAATCGTCGGCGACGAAGAGGCGTACGAGGATGCAGTTTCGGGGCAACCGTTGATTCTCGATTACGAACTCACGCCGCTTTCCGACGGTTCGTTTTACGCCTACATCGAACACGCGAAACGCGACGTGGACGACGAGTTCAGAACCGCGTTCGAGGGAACGAGCATCCTCGTCGTGCCGCCCATCACCTACACCAGCGACGGCGCGATGCGGATGGAACTTGTTGGGAAGGCAGCGGACATGAACGACGTAATGGAGGGACTCGACACCGACATCGACGTGGTGGTCGAGCAAATCGGCGAGTACGACACGCCGCAGGCGCAACTCTGGTCTAGATTGACGGAGCGCCAGCAAGAGACGTTGGAAATCGCTGTTGCGGTCGGCTACTACGAAGTGCCGCGGGAGTCGGGAGTCGAAGCCATCGCCGAAAAGCTGAACTGTGCCGCAAGTACGGCCTCAACGCACCTTAGAAACGCGGAGTCGAGAATCGTTCGGGAACTGGTTTACAACACCTGA
- a CDS encoding DUF3194 domain-containing protein, whose product MVSDEEVVQTAAEAAEDVIFSRIKQSQVKDFDVTVTFEEGVLDVDVYVNAPNSERDEEKIANDAALAARAAVDELFAEESA is encoded by the coding sequence ATGGTCAGCGACGAAGAAGTCGTCCAGACTGCCGCGGAAGCGGCCGAGGACGTGATTTTCTCGCGCATCAAGCAGTCCCAAGTGAAGGACTTCGACGTGACGGTCACGTTCGAGGAGGGCGTCCTCGACGTTGACGTGTACGTCAACGCCCCGAACTCGGAACGGGACGAGGAGAAAATCGCAAATGATGCGGCGCTGGCGGCCCGAGCGGCGGTAGACGAGTTGTTCGCCGAGGAATCGGCGTAA
- a CDS encoding archaemetzincin family Zn-dependent metalloprotease, with protein sequence MLIDIVPVGDVTGRVKREASSALRRIYDCDVMVHERQEIPSGSHDPNRNQHRAEDFIELASRIGTGEKNIAITPQDLFYRRRNYVFGLAYLDGRGSVISTYRLQPASDGFSSDGGITTKPADEVFSDRVRKEVVHEIGHTMGLEHCDNSRCVMNFSPTVREVDVKEENLCGTCQRQVL encoded by the coding sequence ATGTTGATTGACATCGTCCCCGTGGGGGACGTGACGGGACGGGTCAAACGGGAGGCCTCTTCGGCACTGCGGCGGATTTATGACTGCGACGTGATGGTTCACGAGCGACAGGAGATTCCCTCTGGGTCACACGACCCGAACCGAAACCAACACCGTGCGGAGGATTTCATCGAACTGGCGAGTCGCATCGGCACGGGGGAGAAAAACATCGCCATCACGCCTCAAGACCTCTTCTACCGCAGGCGGAACTACGTTTTCGGACTCGCCTATCTCGACGGCCGGGGAAGCGTCATCTCTACCTATCGACTGCAACCCGCCTCCGACGGCTTTTCTTCCGACGGCGGCATCACGACGAAACCCGCGGACGAGGTGTTTTCAGACCGCGTTCGAAAGGAAGTCGTCCACGAAATCGGCCACACGATGGGACTCGAACATTGCGACAACAGTCGCTGTGTGATGAACTTTTCTCCGACCGTCCGCGAAGTTGACGTGAAAGAGGAGAACCTCTGCGGCACCTGCCAGCGTCAGGTGTTGTAA
- a CDS encoding prefoldin subunit beta: protein MQGNLPPEAQEKLEQLQDLQDTAQQVAVQKNQAETELTEAQNALDELEDIDEDATMFREVGELFVKTNFDDAQENLDDKVDTLEIRVETLEKQESRVQEQFESLQTELQNMLGGAGGGPSGPTGPGGAGGA, encoded by the coding sequence ATGCAGGGTAATCTTCCACCAGAAGCACAGGAGAAGCTCGAACAACTGCAAGACCTTCAGGACACGGCACAGCAGGTCGCCGTCCAGAAGAATCAGGCCGAAACGGAGCTGACCGAAGCGCAGAACGCGCTCGACGAACTGGAGGACATCGACGAGGACGCGACGATGTTCCGCGAAGTCGGCGAACTGTTCGTCAAGACGAACTTCGACGACGCACAGGAAAACCTCGACGACAAGGTTGACACGCTCGAAATCCGCGTCGAGACGCTCGAAAAACAGGAGAGCCGAGTGCAGGAACAGTTCGAATCGCTCCAGACCGAACTGCAGAACATGCTCGGCGGCGCTGGCGGCGGCCCGTCCGGCCCGACCGGCCCCGGCGGCGCTGGCGGCGCGTAA
- a CDS encoding UPF0146 family protein gives MVARLADYQSAVEIGIGNRPDVAGALADAGIVVTATDIRPREVPSNVQFVLDDVTNPDSSVYENSDVLYALNIPPELHRPALVVAKKCDSVFVFTTLGGDQPSVPVRRETISGETLFWARE, from the coding sequence ATGGTTGCCCGCCTCGCCGACTATCAGTCCGCCGTCGAAATCGGAATCGGCAATCGTCCGGACGTTGCGGGTGCGCTCGCCGACGCGGGAATCGTCGTTACCGCGACTGACATCCGACCGCGAGAGGTTCCTTCGAACGTCCAGTTCGTGCTGGACGACGTGACGAATCCAGACTCTAGCGTGTACGAAAATTCTGATGTGCTGTACGCGCTGAACATTCCGCCGGAACTCCACCGCCCGGCGCTTGTTGTAGCCAAGAAGTGTGATTCAGTCTTCGTGTTTACCACTTTGGGCGGTGACCAGCCGTCGGTTCCGGTTCGTCGGGAGACGATTTCGGGGGAGACGCTGTTTTGGGCGCGGGAGTGA
- a CDS encoding FAD-binding oxidoreductase encodes MAIETVDSTVETLESELNGDLITPEDEERYDEARRVWNGMINRRPALVARCEGVADVQAALRYAREHDLPIAVRGGGHGAAGRATVDDGLVIDLEPMHWVQVDPDSRRTRVGAGATWGDVDRETQQFGLAVPGGVVSVTGIAGLTLGGGMGHVRRKYGLSCDNLVSADVVTADGEFIRASEDDHEDLFWALRGGGGNFGIVTAFEYDCHPVGPEVAMCFVWYDGKQAEDALTFFREYTEDTPDEVSLLPFYAWVPELAEFPESSWGDSAIAFLGCYAGDPEEGEEALRPVREFADPVVDFSGTMLYVELQSMLDEDYPDGRYYYWKSLYLDELNDEVIDSIVACSERCPVPLSTVDVWQGGGEIARVDADETAFPYRNVPYGLNFEANWDDPRETDAAVEWVRESIAEMRAHSEARGQYVNFPGLEEDSSEIPFGDHAERLAEVKAKYDPEGVFRAHGNLKAEE; translated from the coding sequence ATGGCAATAGAGACAGTAGACTCGACAGTCGAGACACTCGAATCCGAACTGAACGGCGACCTCATCACGCCGGAAGACGAGGAGAGATACGACGAGGCGCGCCGGGTCTGGAACGGAATGATAAACCGGCGACCCGCGCTGGTCGCTCGGTGCGAGGGCGTCGCCGACGTGCAGGCCGCATTGCGCTACGCCCGCGAACACGACTTGCCAATCGCGGTGCGGGGCGGCGGCCACGGCGCTGCGGGGCGGGCAACCGTGGACGACGGACTAGTTATCGACCTCGAACCGATGCACTGGGTGCAGGTAGACCCCGATTCTCGCCGCACCCGGGTCGGTGCTGGCGCGACGTGGGGCGACGTAGACCGCGAGACACAGCAGTTCGGACTGGCGGTTCCCGGCGGCGTCGTTTCCGTCACCGGCATCGCGGGACTCACACTCGGTGGCGGCATGGGACACGTCCGCCGGAAGTACGGCCTCTCCTGTGACAATCTCGTTTCGGCGGACGTGGTAACCGCCGACGGCGAGTTCATCAGGGCGAGCGAGGACGACCACGAAGACCTGTTCTGGGCGCTCCGCGGCGGCGGCGGCAACTTCGGTATCGTCACCGCATTCGAATACGACTGCCATCCGGTCGGGCCGGAGGTGGCCATGTGTTTCGTCTGGTACGACGGGAAACAGGCAGAGGACGCCCTCACGTTCTTCAGGGAGTACACCGAGGATACGCCGGACGAGGTGAGTCTCCTACCGTTCTACGCGTGGGTGCCGGAACTGGCGGAGTTTCCCGAATCGTCGTGGGGGGACTCGGCCATCGCCTTCCTCGGGTGCTACGCGGGCGACCCGGAGGAAGGCGAGGAGGCACTGCGCCCGGTTCGGGAGTTCGCCGACCCTGTCGTGGATTTCAGCGGTACGATGTTATACGTCGAACTCCAGTCGATGCTGGACGAGGACTACCCGGACGGGCGATACTACTACTGGAAATCGCTCTATCTGGACGAGTTGAACGACGAGGTCATCGACAGCATCGTCGCCTGCTCGGAACGCTGTCCGGTGCCGCTTTCGACCGTAGACGTGTGGCAGGGTGGCGGTGAAATCGCCCGCGTCGATGCCGACGAAACCGCGTTCCCGTACCGGAACGTCCCCTACGGACTCAACTTCGAGGCGAACTGGGACGACCCCAGAGAAACCGACGCCGCGGTGGAGTGGGTGCGAGAAAGCATCGCCGAAATGCGTGCGCATTCGGAAGCGCGCGGCCAGTACGTCAACTTCCCCGGGCTCGAAGAGGACTCTTCGGAGATCCCGTTCGGCGACCACGCAGAACGACTTGCCGAAGTCAAAGCGAAATACGACCCGGAGGGCGTGTTCCGGGCGCACGGAAATCTGAAAGCGGAGGAGTAG
- a CDS encoding TIGR01548 family HAD-type hydrolase, protein MNADAVVLDIDGVLVDVADSYRRAIIESVSHVYDDTIPKADIQAFKDAGGFNNDWELTYAVALYVLASREELDHSIAEFTDQIAEAGGGLDAAEQVVADALPEDARTRVFENWNREELHAVFQQLYLGSELYAELEGGEPTLATRGYINDEPVLVEPETIVTLTENYPVGIVTGRPSAEADIALSRAELDVADDHRFTMDDWEQGKPHPHALLTLAERFDAERVVFVGDTLDDVRTATNAADADSSREYFGIGVLTGGLTGEEGRRKYEENGAEAVIDSINDLPELLAER, encoded by the coding sequence ATGAATGCGGACGCTGTCGTGCTAGACATCGACGGGGTACTGGTAGACGTGGCAGACTCCTACCGGAGAGCGATTATCGAATCCGTCTCGCACGTCTACGACGACACTATTCCGAAAGCCGACATACAGGCGTTCAAAGACGCCGGTGGGTTCAACAACGACTGGGAACTCACCTACGCCGTGGCACTGTACGTCCTCGCTTCCCGCGAGGAACTCGACCACTCAATCGCGGAGTTCACCGACCAAATCGCGGAGGCAGGCGGTGGACTCGACGCCGCGGAGCAAGTCGTGGCCGACGCTCTGCCGGAAGACGCAAGAACGCGGGTTTTCGAAAACTGGAACCGAGAAGAACTGCATGCGGTGTTCCAGCAACTCTATCTCGGGTCGGAACTGTACGCCGAACTCGAAGGCGGGGAACCGACCCTTGCCACGAGAGGCTACATCAACGACGAACCCGTGCTGGTCGAACCGGAAACGATTGTGACCCTCACGGAAAACTACCCGGTGGGAATCGTGACTGGCAGACCGTCCGCAGAGGCCGACATCGCGCTCTCCCGCGCCGAACTCGACGTGGCGGACGACCACCGCTTTACGATGGACGACTGGGAGCAGGGCAAACCGCACCCACACGCCCTGCTGACGCTCGCGGAGCGATTCGACGCGGAGCGAGTCGTCTTCGTCGGCGACACGCTAGACGACGTTCGAACCGCGACGAATGCGGCGGACGCCGATTCGTCGCGGGAGTATTTCGGAATCGGTGTTTTGACCGGCGGTTTGACCGGGGAAGAAGGGAGGCGAAAATACGAAGAGAACGGTGCGGAGGCGGTCATCGACTCGATTAACGATTTGCCCGAACTGCTCGCGGAACGCTGA
- a CDS encoding heavy-metal-associated domain-containing protein: protein MQMEEYTVQVTGMSCKSCESMVRDAVTALRGVSSVDSDAQSGEVTVRGEAGTDDRVRQAITELGYEA, encoded by the coding sequence ATGCAGATGGAAGAGTACACCGTCCAAGTCACCGGCATGAGTTGCAAAAGCTGTGAAAGTATGGTTCGAGACGCGGTGACCGCCCTCCGCGGCGTCAGTAGCGTAGACTCTGACGCCCAATCCGGCGAGGTCACCGTCCGGGGTGAGGCCGGAACCGACGACCGAGTTCGCCAAGCGATAACCGAACTCGGCTACGAGGCGTAA
- a CDS encoding GMP synthase subunit A, which yields MTKIFVVDNHGQFTHLEHRALRDMGIETDLIDNDTPPEEIDADGLVLSGGPSMDDIGNCAEYLDLDIPVLGICLGMQVMAHVLDGEVGGGEYGGYADVTVEVTEDDDPLIGSLSPETRVWASHADEVKQVPSGFERTGTSDVCGIEAMSDTDRDLYGVQWHPEVAHTAKGEEVFENFREICE from the coding sequence ATGACGAAAATATTCGTCGTGGACAACCACGGCCAGTTCACCCACCTCGAACACCGCGCGCTTCGGGACATGGGCATCGAAACCGACCTCATCGACAACGACACGCCGCCCGAAGAAATCGACGCCGACGGACTCGTGCTTTCGGGCGGCCCGTCGATGGACGACATCGGAAACTGTGCGGAGTACCTCGACCTCGATATTCCGGTTCTCGGCATCTGCCTCGGCATGCAGGTGATGGCGCACGTCTTGGACGGCGAAGTCGGCGGCGGCGAATACGGCGGCTACGCGGACGTGACGGTCGAAGTGACGGAAGATGACGATCCGCTCATCGGTTCGCTCTCCCCCGAAACACGCGTCTGGGCGAGTCACGCCGACGAGGTGAAGCAAGTTCCGTCCGGTTTCGAACGAACCGGGACGAGCGACGTGTGTGGCATCGAAGCGATGAGCGACACCGACCGCGACCTATACGGCGTCCAGTGGCATCCGGAAGTCGCCCACACCGCGAAGGGCGAGGAAGTGTTCGAAAACTTCCGAGAAATCTGCGAGTAG
- a CDS encoding methyltransferase domain-containing protein: MQHEELQQLYGHDEYYWGTEPNGLAETILEFAPERTAPAAVDIGAGEGRDAIYLAEHGYGVLAVDPIHNGLKKAEQLAEKHDVVIQTREADVNDLDFPAMDVVYSCGVLQYLRPENRTEQFEQFKTSTTDGGIHVLFAFVNHPDVPTAPDWSDNEYFYEPGELREYYDDWEVVEEDEFVFDDDSGGEPHQHAAETLVARKPEA; encoded by the coding sequence ATGCAGCACGAGGAACTCCAGCAACTCTACGGCCACGACGAATATTACTGGGGCACGGAGCCGAACGGGTTGGCAGAGACGATACTGGAGTTCGCACCGGAACGGACGGCCCCTGCCGCAGTTGACATCGGTGCTGGAGAAGGTCGAGACGCCATCTATCTCGCCGAACACGGCTACGGCGTCCTCGCCGTCGATCCGATTCACAACGGTTTGAAAAAGGCCGAACAACTCGCGGAAAAACACGACGTCGTCATCCAAACGCGGGAAGCGGACGTAAACGACCTCGACTTCCCGGCGATGGACGTGGTGTACTCCTGTGGCGTGCTTCAGTATCTCCGCCCGGAGAACCGAACCGAGCAGTTCGAGCAGTTCAAAACCTCGACGACTGACGGCGGGATTCACGTCCTCTTTGCGTTCGTGAACCATCCCGATGTCCCAACCGCGCCCGACTGGAGCGACAACGAATATTTCTACGAACCGGGCGAACTCCGGGAGTATTACGACGATTGGGAGGTCGTGGAAGAAGACGAGTTCGTCTTCGACGACGATTCCGGCGGCGAACCGCACCAGCACGCGGCGGAAACGCTGGTCGCCCGGAAACCGGAAGCGTAG
- a CDS encoding PKD domain-containing protein, with protein sequence MSNRTALTALLATLVVSTFGIATAVPPPGLPGDTLPDTPASEHDTYSVQQGDTCVAVNPIQGDENVVAFYDYRNPYTEPSDWSYSSFAPDSLTRENGSTMFLYEAPSGVVSLVVLHDQLRKERTGDKLPMSAASFGFDGLPESGAWILMDDTYDGRDDQWSRSQIDWTWTGSRVDGAVFRGLSGEYGLTVSPSWNEGATLYDSRFESEPVTSWAFLSGGVSNPNETQLDMGQSVTIRPGGCGSPPAATLTASDSVQTGQQVTFDASESSDPDGDISEYRWDFDGDGEIDETTTKPTATHTYESVGKQTANVTVVDSENVTDSATVTVQVADSSQDGENGSSPNEGPSGEGTQNQQSGESNSSESNTLPGADTPFGTYGLGVVALAAILLVGGAVAKR encoded by the coding sequence ATGAGTAATCGTACTGCACTGACCGCCCTCCTCGCTACGCTCGTCGTTTCCACGTTCGGTATCGCCACCGCAGTTCCGCCGCCCGGACTGCCCGGTGACACACTTCCAGACACGCCTGCGTCGGAACACGACACCTATTCCGTCCAACAAGGCGACACCTGTGTCGCGGTGAATCCAATTCAGGGCGACGAAAACGTGGTTGCGTTCTACGATTACCGGAATCCCTACACCGAACCGAGCGACTGGTCGTACAGTTCCTTCGCACCCGATTCGCTCACCCGGGAGAACGGAAGTACGATGTTTCTGTACGAAGCCCCGAGCGGGGTGGTCAGCCTCGTCGTGCTCCACGACCAACTGCGAAAGGAGCGAACTGGGGATAAACTCCCGATGAGCGCCGCATCGTTCGGGTTCGACGGCCTACCCGAATCGGGAGCGTGGATACTGATGGACGACACCTACGATGGCCGCGACGACCAGTGGTCGCGCAGCCAAATCGACTGGACGTGGACGGGGTCGCGCGTTGACGGGGCCGTCTTCCGCGGACTGTCCGGCGAGTACGGACTGACTGTCTCCCCGTCGTGGAACGAGGGAGCAACGCTCTACGATTCGAGGTTCGAATCCGAACCAGTCACCTCGTGGGCGTTTCTGTCGGGGGGCGTGAGCAACCCGAACGAAACGCAACTCGACATGGGCCAATCCGTGACCATTCGTCCCGGCGGATGCGGGTCGCCGCCAGCGGCGACCCTCACCGCGAGCGATTCGGTGCAAACGGGCCAGCAAGTGACCTTCGACGCGAGCGAATCGAGCGACCCCGACGGTGATATTTCCGAATATCGCTGGGATTTCGACGGCGACGGTGAGATTGACGAAACGACCACGAAACCGACCGCGACGCACACCTACGAAAGTGTTGGAAAACAGACGGCGAACGTGACGGTCGTGGATAGCGAAAACGTCACCGACAGTGCAACTGTGACGGTGCAGGTGGCGGATTCGTCTCAGGATGGCGAAAACGGTTCGTCGCCCAATGAAGGCCCATCGGGTGAGGGGACACAGAACCAGCAATCCGGAGAATCGAACAGTAGCGAGTCGAACACGCTACCGGGGGCTGATACGCCATTTGGAACCTATGGACTGGGCGTCGTGGCGCTTGCGGCCATTCTGCTCGTGGGCGGAGCGGTAGCCAAGCGATGA
- a CDS encoding helix-turn-helix domain-containing protein — MKYLRLSLDSGQTTIHPVYDVLTRGDCVEQARGLHGNVSGDIATLLFHIRGDMGRFTAILDDIEKVLEYDITRLSNDEFYCYIYNETTAVDGALFAAFTRESVVQISPVEYHDDGRATFAVVGPPAELQDAMADAPSGIDLRVERIGDGALQRTVTAGLSERQRAAAEIAVELGYYDVPRRASHEDVADALDCAPSTAAEHLRKAESKVFTASFR, encoded by the coding sequence ATGAAATATCTCCGACTCTCGCTCGACTCCGGCCAAACGACGATACATCCGGTATACGACGTTCTGACTCGCGGGGACTGCGTCGAACAAGCGCGCGGTCTTCACGGAAACGTTTCCGGAGACATTGCCACGCTCTTGTTTCACATTCGAGGAGATATGGGGCGATTTACCGCGATTCTCGACGACATCGAAAAAGTACTCGAATACGACATAACGCGCCTTTCCAACGACGAGTTCTACTGCTACATCTACAACGAGACGACCGCCGTGGATGGCGCGCTGTTCGCCGCGTTCACGCGCGAAAGCGTGGTGCAAATCTCGCCCGTCGAATATCACGACGACGGACGAGCCACGTTTGCGGTCGTCGGCCCGCCCGCTGAACTCCAAGACGCGATGGCCGACGCACCCTCCGGAATCGACCTCCGCGTCGAACGAATCGGTGACGGTGCGCTCCAGCGCACCGTCACCGCAGGGCTGAGCGAGCGCCAGCGAGCGGCCGCGGAAATCGCAGTCGAACTTGGCTACTACGACGTGCCGCGACGAGCGAGCCACGAGGACGTTGCAGATGCGCTGGACTGTGCACCCAGTACTGCCGCAGAACATCTCCGAAAGGCGGAATCGAAGGTGTTCACGGCCTCCTTCCGGTGA